A stretch of Sulfurimonas xiamenensis DNA encodes these proteins:
- a CDS encoding bifunctional proline dehydrogenase/L-glutamate gamma-semialdehyde dehydrogenase yields the protein MKISKERFDEAKIVAKGWQQYIEQHRESVEQKFHDTMGRMLKDPMNKMFLIELLDQSFRSRNPHRVADQIEYIFNKYKDTTFFTAFEELLVLSFRKVGIYMTNVSVPIFIKYLRNDIKNVVIPGEEKALIEHIKKRKAEGTRVNINIIGEIVLGEEEADYRVNKYIKALQNPNIDYISIKISTIFSQINPLAHDWSVEQVSKKLEKIYSVAVENRFTDIDGKEKDKFVNLDMEEYKDIHLTIDVFKKTLSLEKFKSLHAGIVLQSYLPDTLALTKDLVQWAKKRVENGGAPIKIRLVKGANQEMELTEASLREWECVTYTKKSQSDANFKIIMDYLLKPDVAPYAHLGVASHNLFDHALGMLLAKERKVEKFYSAEMLEGMSETAYKVLKKEGLDVILYAPTATKETFTNAIAYLVRRFDENTAQQNFLRHSFGLKVDSEAWKTLIKSYDDAIEEIKDLRLTPYRVQDRNKEPEKPDVDLDNFIYKSEPDTDFVLPQNKRWAESIADKWKNIAKSGGYSAKPVVASKEIESDDAVEVIDKSQYHDGVLVGSYVRAGAEDMHEAVKIAKEDPDGWRDLSTKERQKILLDVAHEFRKRRGDLIGVAAAEVGKVFTETDVEVSEAVDFLNFYPYSMRKIEALEGVKTTPKGVGLVVSPWNFPVAIPTGGVAAALAAGNTVILKPASDSVLCAQMVCECFWSAGVSKNTLQFLPSSGTLAGENLVTNRDIDFTIFTGGEKTAYSMIKQRPDIYLSAETGGKDATIVTSMADRDQAIKNVIASAFNNSGQKCSATSLLVLEDELYNDKDFKQTLADAASSLKVGSVWNFENRIGALSSKPSGNLEKALEYLDDGEEWLIKPSCAEEENPYMLKPSVRWGTKSGDFCHMNELFGPVLSVMRADDLKSAIDIVNSTGYGLTSGIESLDEREQKIWKEKLLAGNLYINRGTTGAIVIRQPFGGMRKSAIGSGRKAGGFNYVTQFVNIDSQNKNIKELLSHPFIKKIEKLALNDTFSNEILEASNIAKGFSYWHEKEFAKEHDYANVRGESNIIRYLGVESVLLRCEESDKFQEILASIIAVKIAKAKLYISLPKSIENDALVWLINNSKKILEKDDSLQLQNEEELISAMKKVQRIRFLNPKHVTKKIYDGLKDEAKHISSEPFISHGRVELLHYFIEQSVTNSYHRYGNLGVRGLKDKANVHS from the coding sequence ATGAAAATATCTAAAGAGAGATTTGACGAAGCAAAAATCGTTGCAAAAGGGTGGCAGCAGTATATAGAACAGCATAGAGAGTCAGTAGAGCAAAAATTTCATGACACAATGGGCAGAATGCTAAAAGACCCCATGAACAAAATGTTTTTGATTGAACTGTTAGATCAGAGTTTTCGCTCAAGAAATCCCCACAGAGTAGCGGACCAAATAGAGTATATTTTCAACAAATATAAAGACACAACATTTTTTACTGCCTTTGAAGAGCTTCTTGTTCTCTCTTTTCGCAAAGTTGGTATTTATATGACCAATGTTTCTGTACCGATTTTTATAAAATATCTTAGAAATGATATTAAAAATGTAGTTATTCCGGGTGAAGAGAAAGCTCTTATCGAGCATATCAAAAAGAGAAAAGCGGAGGGAACCCGTGTAAATATCAATATAATAGGGGAGATAGTTTTAGGAGAAGAGGAGGCTGATTATAGAGTTAATAAATATATTAAAGCCCTTCAAAACCCTAATATTGACTATATTTCTATAAAAATATCTACTATATTTTCTCAAATCAATCCTCTTGCACATGACTGGAGCGTAGAACAGGTTTCAAAAAAACTGGAAAAAATTTATAGTGTTGCTGTAGAGAATAGATTTACAGATATTGATGGTAAAGAGAAAGATAAGTTTGTAAATCTTGATATGGAGGAGTATAAAGATATACATCTTACTATTGATGTTTTTAAAAAAACGCTCTCTCTTGAAAAATTTAAATCTCTTCATGCCGGTATTGTGCTTCAATCATATCTTCCTGATACTTTGGCATTGACAAAAGATCTTGTTCAATGGGCAAAAAAGAGAGTAGAAAATGGAGGAGCACCTATAAAGATTCGTCTTGTAAAAGGTGCAAATCAGGAGATGGAACTAACAGAAGCTAGTTTGAGGGAGTGGGAGTGTGTTACTTATACGAAAAAATCGCAGAGTGATGCAAACTTTAAAATAATTATGGATTATCTTTTGAAACCTGATGTAGCTCCTTATGCACATTTGGGAGTAGCTTCGCACAACCTTTTTGATCACGCATTAGGAATGCTTTTGGCTAAAGAGAGAAAGGTTGAGAAATTTTACAGTGCCGAGATGCTTGAGGGCATGAGCGAGACTGCTTATAAGGTTTTGAAAAAAGAGGGTCTTGATGTCATACTCTATGCGCCGACTGCGACAAAAGAGACTTTTACAAATGCAATCGCCTATCTTGTAAGGAGGTTTGATGAAAATACTGCCCAGCAGAATTTTTTACGCCACAGTTTTGGACTTAAAGTTGATTCTGAAGCTTGGAAAACTCTTATAAAAAGTTACGACGATGCTATAGAAGAGATAAAAGATTTAAGACTTACTCCCTACAGAGTTCAAGATAGAAACAAAGAGCCTGAAAAACCTGATGTTGATCTGGATAATTTTATTTATAAGAGTGAGCCTGATACCGACTTTGTTTTACCGCAAAATAAAAGATGGGCAGAATCTATTGCTGATAAATGGAAAAATATAGCTAAAAGCGGAGGATATAGTGCAAAACCTGTCGTAGCTTCCAAAGAGATTGAGAGTGATGATGCTGTAGAAGTAATAGATAAATCCCAGTATCATGATGGTGTTTTGGTCGGTTCATATGTAAGAGCAGGTGCAGAAGATATGCATGAAGCTGTAAAAATTGCAAAAGAGGATCCAGACGGATGGAGAGATTTAAGCACAAAAGAGCGCCAGAAGATACTTTTAGATGTGGCACATGAGTTTAGAAAAAGAAGAGGAGATCTTATTGGTGTTGCTGCAGCCGAAGTAGGAAAAGTTTTTACAGAAACAGATGTTGAAGTTTCAGAAGCAGTTGATTTTTTAAACTTTTATCCTTACAGTATGAGAAAAATAGAGGCATTAGAGGGTGTGAAAACGACTCCAAAGGGAGTAGGCCTTGTAGTCAGCCCATGGAACTTTCCTGTTGCAATTCCTACAGGCGGTGTTGCCGCAGCACTTGCAGCCGGAAATACGGTTATACTAAAACCTGCATCAGACTCTGTTCTTTGTGCTCAAATGGTGTGTGAATGTTTTTGGAGTGCGGGTGTAAGTAAAAATACGCTTCAGTTTCTTCCATCAAGCGGAACTTTGGCAGGAGAGAATCTTGTCACAAATAGAGATATTGATTTTACTATCTTTACGGGCGGTGAAAAAACGGCTTACAGCATGATAAAGCAGCGACCGGATATTTATCTAAGTGCTGAGACTGGAGGAAAAGATGCTACGATAGTTACATCAATGGCTGACCGTGATCAGGCAATAAAGAATGTTATAGCTTCTGCATTTAATAACTCAGGGCAGAAGTGTTCGGCAACATCTCTGCTTGTTTTAGAGGATGAGCTTTATAATGATAAAGATTTCAAACAAACTTTAGCAGATGCAGCCTCTTCTTTGAAAGTCGGTTCTGTTTGGAACTTTGAAAATAGAATAGGGGCGCTCTCCTCAAAACCTTCAGGTAATTTAGAAAAAGCGCTTGAGTATCTTGATGATGGTGAAGAGTGGCTTATAAAGCCCTCTTGTGCTGAAGAAGAAAACCCCTATATGTTAAAGCCCTCTGTTAGATGGGGGACAAAAAGCGGTGATTTTTGTCATATGAATGAATTATTTGGACCAGTTTTAAGCGTTATGAGAGCAGATGATTTAAAGAGTGCCATAGATATAGTAAACTCTACAGGATACGGTCTCACCTCGGGAATAGAGAGCCTTGATGAGAGAGAGCAAAAAATATGGAAAGAGAAGCTCTTAGCCGGAAATCTATATATAAATCGTGGTACAACAGGTGCTATTGTAATAAGACAACCTTTTGGCGGAATGAGAAAATCTGCCATAGGAAGCGGAAGAAAAGCAGGCGGGTTTAACTATGTAACACAGTTTGTAAATATAGATTCTCAAAATAAAAATATCAAAGAACTGTTATCTCATCCTTTTATAAAAAAGATTGAAAAGTTAGCTTTAAATGACACTTTTTCAAACGAGATTCTTGAAGCATCAAATATAGCAAAAGGATTTTCATATTGGCATGAGAAAGAGTTTGCAAAAGAGCATGATTATGCAAATGTCAGAGGTGAAAGCAATATTATCAGATATTTAGGAGTAGAGAGTGTTCTTTTAAGATGCGAAGAAAGTGACAAATTTCAAGAGATACTTGCATCTATCATAGCGGTTAAAATTGCAAAGGCAAAATTATATATATCTTTACCAAAAAGTATAGAGAATGATGCACTTGTATGGCTAATAAATAATTCTAAAAAGATTTTGGAAAAGGACGATTCTTTGCAGTTGCAAAATGAAGAAGAGCTTATAAGCGCTATGAAAAAAGTTCAGAGAATTAGATTTTTAAATCCAAAACATGTAACCAAAAAAATATATGATGGTTTAAAAGATGAGGCAAAACATATATCAAGTGAGCCATTTATATCTCATGGAAGAGTTGAGCTGCTTCACTACTTTATAGAGCAGAGTGTTACAAATTCATATCACAGATATGGAAATCTAGGAGTTAGAGGGCTTAAGGATAAAGCTAATGTCCACTCTTAA
- a CDS encoding translation initiation factor: protein MSRGKKLDLFIGAEIEDGWAKVETPRKSVISGEILEPSKHFLVFKKEKRRGKTVTLVGEFHTPQNDSEALLKALKKKLGCGGTFKDGWMEFQGELKDKLRALLAQDGFRFKSGH from the coding sequence ATGAGCAGAGGAAAAAAGCTTGACCTCTTTATCGGTGCAGAAATAGAAGATGGCTGGGCAAAAGTTGAGACTCCCAGAAAAAGTGTCATATCAGGTGAGATATTAGAGCCTTCTAAACATTTTTTAGTTTTTAAAAAAGAGAAGAGACGCGGCAAGACGGTAACTCTTGTCGGCGAATTTCATACACCGCAAAACGACTCAGAAGCACTGTTAAAGGCTTTAAAGAAAAAACTCGGCTGCGGCGGAACTTTTAAAGACGGCTGGATGGAGTTTCAAGGCGAACTTAAAGATAAATTAAGAGCTTTGCTTGCCCAAGATGGTTTTAGATTTAAGAGTGGACATTAG
- a CDS encoding type IV pili methyl-accepting chemotaxis transducer N-terminal domain-containing protein gives MIKTKKISTKIKFIGALLIFLITSVIATTIYLNQQNIKDALTINIAGKQRMLTQKIAKNVFYINYDSTQNFTELDEACDEFANGLSILKNTDNNKKVLAVPTNEISTQLIVVSNLWNSFYKDVQNFKVIINSNKNNEAKLKEIILSIYKNNTILLDNVDKLVAMYTKYSEDKTNFIKTFQYTSGAILFLLFAYSLMQLKSIESHVNSFMKYSKMLVKSKNISNLAPLKVGSESESEIIEVSDTINCFIKKINLAVEYSNEALNQSEKASSKLEELTDEFDTIINKLKNKSLVTKHLNNSEDIVIESTEELINSTKKLMNLKKELEKLTKSCQDLKNQKV, from the coding sequence ATGATTAAAACAAAAAAAATTAGTACAAAAATAAAATTTATCGGTGCTTTACTAATATTTTTAATAACAAGTGTTATAGCAACAACAATATATTTAAATCAACAAAATATTAAAGATGCTTTGACGATAAATATTGCCGGAAAACAAAGAATGCTAACCCAAAAAATAGCAAAAAATGTTTTCTATATAAATTATGATTCTACACAAAATTTTACTGAATTAGACGAAGCTTGTGATGAATTTGCTAACGGGCTAAGCATCCTAAAAAACACAGATAACAATAAAAAAGTGTTAGCTGTTCCTACGAATGAAATATCTACTCAACTCATTGTAGTAAGCAATTTATGGAACTCTTTTTACAAAGATGTTCAAAATTTCAAAGTAATTATAAACTCAAACAAAAACAATGAAGCTAAACTAAAAGAAATAATTTTATCTATATACAAAAACAATACAATATTGCTCGACAATGTAGATAAACTGGTTGCAATGTACACAAAATACAGTGAAGATAAAACAAATTTTATAAAAACTTTTCAATATACATCAGGTGCAATACTTTTTTTACTTTTTGCATACTCGCTTATGCAGTTAAAATCAATAGAATCTCATGTTAATTCATTTATGAAATATTCAAAAATGTTAGTAAAAAGTAAAAATATATCAAATTTAGCTCCATTAAAAGTAGGGTCTGAAAGCGAAAGTGAAATTATTGAAGTAAGTGACACAATAAACTGTTTTATCAAAAAAATAAATTTAGCAGTTGAGTACTCAAATGAAGCACTCAACCAGTCGGAAAAAGCTTCATCAAAATTAGAAGAACTTACTGATGAGTTTGATACTATTATCAATAAATTAAAAAACAAATCATTAGTAACTAAGCATTTAAACAATAGTGAAGATATTGTTATTGAGTCTACAGAAGAACTTATAAATTCAACAAAAAAGTTAATGAATCTAAAAAAAGAGCTTGAAAAACTAACCAAAAGCTGTCAAGATCTTAAGAATCAAAAAGTTTAA
- a CDS encoding Crp/Fnr family transcriptional regulator, with protein MTEKNITDTNEKLNFIKQLSFFHSLDNEKLDILNNISRIITYPKNSILFYENDLNNKLFFLVSGLLKIYKIDKFENEIFLYHIHKDSLISELTTLENDTIYCMSNAEFMEESIVLEIDFLEFKANFLSKNILNNEFINEILLKTKQLHCVINRELVFDATAKVAFSLCDDLEMFNSLKRHEVSFMLHIQPETLSRVLKKLKRNSIIDIEKSKIVILNNKMLQNLYRGEIL; from the coding sequence ATGACAGAAAAAAACATAACAGATACAAATGAAAAATTAAATTTTATAAAACAGCTCTCTTTTTTTCATTCTCTTGATAATGAAAAATTAGATATCCTTAATAATATATCAAGAATCATTACTTATCCAAAAAACTCTATACTTTTTTATGAAAATGATTTAAACAATAAACTCTTTTTTTTAGTATCAGGTCTTTTAAAAATATATAAAATAGATAAATTTGAAAATGAAATATTTTTATATCATATACATAAAGACTCTCTTATATCTGAGCTTACAACACTCGAAAACGACACAATATACTGCATGTCAAATGCCGAATTTATGGAAGAAAGCATTGTTTTAGAGATTGATTTTTTAGAATTTAAAGCGAATTTTTTATCCAAAAATATATTAAACAATGAATTTATAAATGAAATATTATTAAAAACAAAACAACTACATTGTGTTATAAATAGAGAACTTGTTTTTGATGCAACTGCAAAAGTTGCTTTTTCTTTATGTGATGATTTAGAGATGTTTAACTCTCTTAAAAGGCATGAAGTCTCTTTTATGCTTCATATACAGCCTGAAACTTTATCTAGAGTTTTAAAAAAACTTAAAAGAAATTCTATTATAGATATAGAAAAATCAAAGATTGTTATTTTAAACAATAAAATGCTCCAAAATTTATATAGAGGCGAAATATTATGA
- the gdhA gene encoding NADP-specific glutamate dehydrogenase, with protein MPYVKDVFEYLKRSSPSQTEFYQAAEEVLESLRPLMEKYPKYREHKIIERIVEPERQILFRVNWVDDNGEIQVNKGYRIEFNSALGPYKGGLRFHPSVNAGVIKFLGFEQIFKNALTGLQIGGGKGGSDFNPKGKSNNEIMRFCQAFMSELYRHIGANTDVPAGDIGVGGREIGYMFGMYKKLANRYEGVLTGKSLKWGGSLVRTEATGYGAVYFAKYMLEDRGETLEGKRCVVSGSGNVSIYTIEKLYHLGAIPVTCSDSNGMIYDEDGIDLELLKDLKEVRRERLTEYVKSRPNAKYTPVEEYPEGCNGVYSIPCYAAFPSATQNELNLNDAKNLLANGCVCVSEGANMPSTLEAVHAFIDAKICYGPGKAANAGGVATSQLEMQQNASMSSWTFEEVDAKLAQIMKDIFVNASTTAAEFGEPTNLVLGANIAGFRKVADAMIEQGLV; from the coding sequence ATGCCATATGTAAAAGATGTTTTTGAATATTTAAAGAGATCAAGTCCGTCTCAAACAGAATTTTATCAAGCTGCTGAAGAGGTTTTGGAGTCACTGAGACCGTTAATGGAGAAGTATCCAAAATATAGAGAGCACAAAATTATAGAGAGAATCGTTGAACCTGAGAGACAAATACTCTTTAGAGTAAACTGGGTTGATGACAACGGCGAAATCCAAGTAAACAAAGGTTACAGGATAGAGTTCAATTCGGCTTTAGGGCCATACAAAGGCGGTCTTAGATTTCACCCAAGCGTAAATGCAGGCGTAATTAAGTTTTTGGGATTTGAACAAATTTTCAAAAATGCACTGACAGGTCTTCAAATCGGCGGCGGAAAAGGCGGAAGTGATTTTAATCCAAAAGGCAAATCAAACAATGAAATTATGAGATTTTGCCAAGCTTTTATGAGCGAACTTTACAGACATATTGGGGCGAACACAGATGTTCCGGCTGGAGATATCGGTGTAGGCGGCAGAGAAATCGGTTATATGTTTGGTATGTACAAAAAACTTGCAAATAGATATGAAGGCGTACTTACAGGAAAATCACTTAAATGGGGTGGTTCACTGGTAAGAACTGAAGCAACAGGTTATGGTGCGGTATATTTTGCAAAATATATGCTTGAAGATAGAGGTGAGACTTTAGAGGGTAAAAGATGTGTAGTTTCAGGAAGCGGTAATGTTTCTATCTATACAATTGAAAAACTTTACCATCTTGGAGCAATCCCTGTTACATGCAGTGATTCAAACGGTATGATTTATGATGAAGATGGAATCGATTTAGAACTTTTAAAAGATTTAAAAGAGGTAAGAAGAGAAAGATTAACAGAGTATGTAAAAAGTAGACCAAATGCAAAATATACTCCTGTTGAAGAGTACCCTGAGGGTTGCAATGGTGTTTACAGTATTCCTTGTTATGCAGCATTTCCAAGTGCTACTCAAAACGAACTTAACCTAAACGATGCTAAAAATCTTCTTGCAAATGGCTGTGTTTGTGTAAGCGAAGGTGCTAATATGCCTTCAACTCTTGAGGCGGTTCACGCGTTCATTGACGCAAAAATTTGCTACGGTCCTGGTAAAGCTGCTAATGCAGGCGGTGTTGCTACAAGCCAGCTGGAAATGCAGCAAAATGCTTCTATGAGCAGCTGGACTTTTGAAGAGGTGGATGCTAAATTGGCTCAAATAATGAAAGATATTTTTGTAAATGCAAGTACAACTGCGGCTGAATTTGGTGAGCCTACAAACCTAGTTCTGGGTGCAAATATTGCAGGATTTAGAAAAGTGGCAGATGCCATGATTGAGCAGGGGTTAGTTTAA
- a CDS encoding DUF5718 family protein, translating to MNYRDFLGLGIAGNFALHLAQAGELEDFKDVITADEAAPKGMFPFYLPKRVREAKEILSTYPLSSSTIKIPNKELNIQAEPEVALICRLEYENNKPSKIIPTHFGAYNDCSIRVAGASKISDKKNWGENSKGLSENLIKIDRFSDGGIMDNYSICSFLKRDGKLHAYGENVELKGYSYFYEKLQEWMVEQINIQRDFGPLEPLSDYIASCNNPSDAIISIGATRYTSYGESTFLQEGDEVFVVLYSHTELSLDDVIKSIKKSSFESSNMSLLKQKVIL from the coding sequence GTGAACTATAGAGATTTTTTAGGTCTTGGGATCGCAGGTAATTTTGCTCTGCACCTAGCTCAAGCAGGAGAATTAGAAGATTTTAAAGATGTTATCACGGCAGATGAGGCAGCACCTAAAGGGATGTTTCCTTTTTATCTGCCAAAAAGAGTCAGAGAAGCCAAAGAGATCTTAAGCACCTACCCTCTCTCAAGCTCCACCATTAAAATACCAAACAAAGAACTTAATATTCAAGCAGAGCCTGAAGTCGCTCTTATCTGCAGACTTGAATACGAAAACAACAAACCAAGCAAAATAATTCCTACACACTTTGGCGCATACAATGACTGTTCAATCAGAGTTGCAGGTGCTTCCAAGATAAGTGACAAAAAAAACTGGGGCGAAAATTCTAAAGGACTGAGTGAAAATCTCATCAAAATAGACCGCTTTAGCGATGGCGGCATAATGGATAACTACTCCATTTGCAGTTTTTTAAAAAGAGATGGCAAACTTCATGCTTACGGTGAAAATGTTGAACTAAAAGGCTACAGCTACTTCTATGAAAAACTCCAAGAGTGGATGGTAGAGCAGATAAATATCCAGAGAGATTTCGGTCCCCTTGAGCCCTTAAGCGACTATATAGCATCATGTAATAATCCTTCAGATGCCATTATCAGCATAGGTGCCACAAGATATACTTCTTATGGAGAGAGCACATTTTTGCAAGAGGGAGACGAGGTTTTTGTAGTGCTTTACAGTCATACGGAACTCTCTTTGGATGATGTAATCAAAAGCATAAAAAAGAGTAGTTTTGAGTCTTCAAATATGAGTCTTCTCAAACAAAAAGTAATCTTATGA
- the napA gene encoding nitrate reductase catalytic subunit NapA → MSLSRREFLKSSAAASAAAAVGMNVPTELKAAANQAEGDWRWDKAACRFCGTGCGIMMATKNGKIVAVKGDPAAPVNRGLNCIKGYFNAKIMYGADRLTQPLLRVDANGNFDKKGKFAPVSWERAFDEMEFHIKKALKHAGPEGVGVFASGQYTIMEGYAAQKMMKGGFRSNAFDPNARHCMASAVVGFYQTFGIDEPSGCYDDIELTDTVVSWGSNMAEMHPILWSRVTDRKLSDPDRVKVVSIQTYTHRTSDIADIEIIFSPNTDLAIWNYIAREIVMRDEAEGIIDWDFIKKHIIFTVGPVNIGYGMRRSDEKSIKDGKYTAKEMETISKEMKKKVSAKEAPALEPYGYKEGDVMENIPGTLGHWEISFQEYKKSLEPYTLDYTARIVKGDPDEDLESFKAKLQALADLYIEKDRKVVSFWTMGMNQHTRGTWVNTLSYNVHFMLNKQAVPGSGAFSLTGQPSACGTAREVGTFCHRLPADMMVANPKHRKITENKWMVPEGTINPVGVQHIMKIHRDIEDGLIKFAWVNVCNAYQDSASATHWIKAAREMDNFIVTSDGYPGISAKVSDLVLPSAMIYEKWGGYGNAERRTQLWRQQVLPVGNAMSDTWQWVELSKRFTVKDLWGEWAPSGPRKKALPSVIEQAKAMGYSEDTTMFEILYANDIAKSYKLDQNDPIQKGYDNSEGYGDSRNVVGSDGKVFKGYGFFIQKYLFEEYAAFGRGHGHDLAPFDIYHKVRGLKWPVVDGKETQWRFNAKYDPYAAKATKETGNSHAFYGTLAKSLKFGNLTGMDKNTEQKSLANKAKIFARPYMDPPEMPDEEYDTWLCTGRVLEHWHSGTMTMRVPELYRAVPEALCYMNPKDAEAKGLKQGGLCWVESRRGKVKARVETRGRNRPARGLVFVPWFDEKVFINKVCLDATCPMSKQTDYKKCAVKIYKA, encoded by the coding sequence ATGTCACTTTCAAGAAGAGAGTTTCTTAAAAGTTCAGCGGCAGCATCTGCAGCAGCAGCTGTTGGTATGAATGTGCCGACAGAGCTAAAAGCAGCGGCTAATCAAGCTGAAGGCGACTGGAGATGGGACAAGGCAGCTTGTCGTTTCTGTGGTACAGGTTGTGGTATTATGATGGCAACAAAAAACGGTAAAATCGTTGCTGTTAAAGGGGATCCAGCTGCACCGGTAAATCGTGGTCTTAACTGTATTAAGGGTTACTTTAATGCTAAAATCATGTATGGTGCTGATAGATTAACTCAACCACTTCTCAGAGTTGATGCAAATGGAAACTTTGACAAAAAAGGTAAATTTGCTCCGGTATCATGGGAAAGAGCTTTTGATGAGATGGAATTCCATATTAAAAAAGCACTAAAACATGCTGGACCGGAAGGAGTCGGTGTATTTGCGTCAGGGCAATATACTATTATGGAGGGTTATGCAGCTCAAAAAATGATGAAAGGCGGATTTAGATCAAATGCTTTTGATCCAAATGCTCGTCACTGTATGGCTTCTGCGGTTGTTGGTTTTTATCAAACTTTTGGTATTGATGAGCCTTCAGGATGTTATGATGATATCGAGTTGACGGATACTGTTGTATCTTGGGGTTCAAATATGGCAGAGATGCACCCGATTTTATGGTCTCGTGTAACTGACAGAAAACTTTCAGATCCAGATCGTGTAAAAGTTGTGTCAATCCAAACATATACACATAGAACATCAGATATTGCAGATATAGAGATTATCTTTTCACCAAATACAGACTTGGCAATATGGAACTATATCGCTAGAGAAATTGTAATGAGAGATGAGGCAGAAGGCATTATTGACTGGGATTTCATTAAAAAACATATCATCTTTACAGTAGGGCCTGTAAACATTGGTTATGGTATGAGAAGAAGTGATGAAAAATCAATTAAAGACGGTAAATATACTGCTAAAGAGATGGAAACTATCTCTAAAGAGATGAAGAAAAAAGTTTCTGCAAAAGAAGCACCTGCATTAGAGCCTTATGGATATAAAGAGGGTGATGTAATGGAAAATATTCCTGGTACTCTTGGTCACTGGGAAATTTCATTTCAAGAGTATAAAAAATCTTTAGAACCTTATACTTTAGACTACACAGCTAGGATAGTTAAAGGTGATCCGGATGAAGATTTAGAGAGCTTTAAAGCAAAACTTCAAGCATTAGCAGATCTATATATTGAAAAAGATAGAAAAGTAGTATCATTCTGGACAATGGGTATGAACCAACATACTCGCGGTACATGGGTAAATACACTTTCATACAATGTACACTTTATGTTAAACAAACAAGCTGTTCCTGGTTCTGGAGCATTCTCTTTAACAGGTCAGCCGTCTGCTTGTGGTACTGCTCGTGAAGTTGGTACATTCTGTCACAGACTTCCAGCTGATATGATGGTTGCAAATCCAAAACATAGAAAAATCACTGAAAACAAATGGATGGTTCCAGAAGGAACAATCAACCCAGTTGGCGTACAACATATTATGAAAATTCATCGTGATATCGAAGATGGGCTTATCAAATTTGCATGGGTAAATGTTTGTAATGCGTATCAAGATTCTGCAAGTGCTACACACTGGATTAAAGCAGCGCGTGAGATGGACAACTTTATTGTTACTTCTGATGGATACCCTGGTATCTCTGCAAAAGTTTCTGACCTCGTTTTACCATCTGCGATGATTTATGAAAAATGGGGCGGATATGGTAATGCTGAAAGAAGAACACAACTTTGGAGACAACAAGTTCTTCCAGTAGGAAATGCTATGAGTGATACATGGCAGTGGGTTGAACTCTCAAAAAGATTTACAGTTAAAGATTTATGGGGTGAATGGGCACCTTCAGGTCCAAGAAAAAAAGCTCTTCCTAGTGTTATAGAACAAGCAAAAGCAATGGGATATAGTGAAGATACTACTATGTTTGAAATTCTTTATGCAAACGATATTGCTAAGTCATACAAACTTGACCAAAATGATCCAATTCAAAAAGGATATGACAATAGTGAAGGTTACGGAGACAGCAGAAATGTTGTAGGAAGTGACGGAAAAGTATTTAAAGGATATGGCTTCTTTATTCAGAAATATCTTTTTGAAGAGTATGCGGCATTTGGACGCGGACATGGTCATGACCTTGCACCGTTTGATATTTACCATAAAGTTCGTGGTCTTAAATGGCCGGTTGTTGACGGTAAAGAAACACAATGGAGATTTAACGCTAAATATGATCCTTATGCAGCTAAAGCTACAAAAGAGACAGGTAATTCACATGCGTTCTATGGAACACTTGCTAAATCACTTAAATTTGGTAACTTAACTGGAATGGATAAAAATACTGAACAAAAATCATTAGCAAACAAAGCGAAGATATTTGCTCGTCCATATATGGATCCACCGGAAATGCCGGATGAAGAATATGACACTTGGTTATGTACAGGTCGTGTACTAGAACACTGGCACTCAGGAACTATGACAATGCGTGTACCTGAACTTTATCGTGCTGTTCCAGAGGCTTTATGCTACATGAATCCAAAAGATGCAGAAGCTAAAGGCCTTAAACAAGGCGGTTTATGCTGGGTAGAATCACGCCGTGGAAAGGTAAAAGCTAGAGTTGAAACTCGTGGTAGAAACAGACCTGCAAGAGGTTTAGTGTTTGTTCCGTGGTTCGATGAAAAAGTATTTATCAATAAAGTTTGTTTAGATGCGACATGTCCAATGTCAAAACAAACAGACTATAAAAAATGTGCTGTAAAAATTTATAAAGCGTAA